The Blautia luti nucleotide sequence TGCTGTACAGGTAAAAGTACCTACGATCTTCACTCCATTATCATACTGGGAATAATCCTTTACATCCACCTTTTCTCCTGTAAGATAATCAATCGCCATCTGTGCACCGCCCTGTGCCAGTTCCTTTCTGTCCGTAAATGTGGTAAAGGAAAGTTCTTCTTCTGCCACATCCTTCACTGCCTGTGCCTCACTTCCACAACCGGTGATCATTGGCCATTCTTCACTTCCAGGTACCAGTTCCTGTTCTCTTAACACATCCTGCACCGCATAGGTGAATCCATCATAGGCAGTGCAGATAATATCCGGTGTTTTCTCCTGGGTATAGAATTCACTGATAATGGATTCCATCCTTTCTCTGGCTGAATTTTCACTCCATCTCATAATTCCGGTATCGTCAAACGCAGTAAGGCCTGACTTACATACCAGAGTTCCGTCGTCCAAATATTCCTGAAGCACTTCCATAATTCCATTGTTCAAAAAAAGCGCCCCGTTATCATCCGGAGATCCCATCAGAAATTCAATGGTATAAGATTTCTTATCATCTCTGGCTTTATCCAGATCCATTTTCTTTACAATTTCTTTGGCAATTTCCTGACCGATTGCTCTCGTATCATAAGATGCATAATAATTTACAGCTGCAGTGTCACAGATCAGTTTATCATAGGAAATAACCGGAATACTGTTTTCTTTGGCAGTTTCCAGCACATCTTTCAGCGCATACGGATCCACCGGATCAATGATCATAGCAGAAACCTGCTCATCAATAAATTCCTGGATCTGTGAAATCTGAACAGAAGAATTCCCTTCTGCATTTTTTACCTGTGCTTCATATCCGCCTTCTGCAATGGTCTGGGTCATTTTTTCCTCATCACTGGCAGCATTGTCATCGTTTTCAGGAAGAAGAACACCTATGATTCCTTCCGGCTCTTTTGTTTCTGTTTCACTGTCAGATTCCTCTTCCACTGTATCTTTCTGAGTTAAATCACTGCTCTCTGCTGAATCTGAATCCGTGTCGTTCTCTGCAGAGCCGGTAATTTCACCTTCCACTTTCTCGCCTTCCTCTGTAAGTTCTCCCACGCCCTCTTCCTCTACCTGGGCACTTTCATTTGCAGCTTCTTTTGCTTCATTATTTCCACATCCCGACAGGAGCATGGAAGTAACCACTGCTCCCAGCAAAATTCCTGCTGTTCTTTTTTTCATAGCATGATCCTTTCTACGTGTCATTGTGTTGCTTTTATTTCTCAATTCCCTTATAATCTCTGGCAATGCTCTTCAGATAGTCTCTGTAAGCAGCAGCCACCTTCTTTGGCTTTAAGATATGCACGCTTCTGCCCATGGATACCAGCCAGCCGAAAAAGGCCTTATCCGGCTCTGTCTGCAGGTTCACTACGAAACTGTCGTCTCCCTTTAATTTACAGGGAAAACCATCCCCCAGTACTCTGCGCACCTCATTCCTCACAGAATTTCTGCAAAGGAGTTTTATTTCTTTGGAATTCTCATCCTGCTTCGGTATGTTTACTGAAATCTGCATTTTCTCGTTCTTCGCTTCAGCCTGTGGTTCTGTGGTCTGCAGCTCTGTCTTCTGTTCTATCTGTACCTGAGAAGCCCCGGACTCATTTTCCT carries:
- a CDS encoding sugar-binding protein gives rise to the protein MKKRTAGILLGAVVTSMLLSGCGNNEAKEAANESAQVEEEGVGELTEEGEKVEGEITGSAENDTDSDSAESSDLTQKDTVEEESDSETETKEPEGIIGVLLPENDDNAASDEEKMTQTIAEGGYEAQVKNAEGNSSVQISQIQEFIDEQVSAMIIDPVDPYALKDVLETAKENSIPVISYDKLICDTAAVNYYASYDTRAIGQEIAKEIVKKMDLDKARDDKKSYTIEFLMGSPDDNGALFLNNGIMEVLQEYLDDGTLVCKSGLTAFDDTGIMRWSENSARERMESIISEFYTQEKTPDIICTAYDGFTYAVQDVLREQELVPGSEEWPMITGCGSEAQAVKDVAEEELSFTTFTDRKELAQGGAQMAIDYLTGEKVDVKDYSQYDNGVKIVGTFTCTAQIIDKDNYQILVDNGTYTEDEIKPDPTPTPTPVPETTSVPQVTEAPEDVQTSSAAEELTGNAQACVTPQPTQTSETSVSEQPTSTPAARVTLKQS
- a CDS encoding WYL domain-containing protein, which gives rise to MARSYNQKAKVLYLERMLNESSKENPVTMQEILNRLEEQGIKAERKSIYDDMETLREFGMKIQYRRGKEGGYYQEENESGASQVQIEQKTELQTTEPQAEAKNEKMQISVNIPKQDENSKEIKLLCRNSVRNEVRRVLGDGFPCKLKGDDSFVVNLQTEPDKAFFGWLVSMGRSVHILKPKKVAAAYRDYLKSIARDYKGIEK